One window of Rhizobium tropici CIAT 899 genomic DNA carries:
- the hxsA gene encoding His-Xaa-Ser repeat protein HxsA encodes MKKRKIYLVPSLIAAGFMPSKGDAAPIIGLTEKKPAATLFERLRVKQVYTLAGHSSHSSHASHASHASHASSAGGGYVPRGDYDTAYPSPDPTPRYQPNPGPVIRSLPTTPNLPATTSTGTYSTQSSSTSAQPVPLKTLPGNSDKFRRIVIQVQTALIAFGYFGGPITGQVDAATKGGLSKMQDAYGLKVTGTITPQVLSALGIATN; translated from the coding sequence GTCGTTGATCGCGGCCGGTTTCATGCCATCGAAAGGTGATGCTGCGCCGATCATCGGCCTTACCGAAAAGAAGCCGGCCGCCACCTTGTTCGAACGGTTGCGGGTCAAGCAGGTCTACACCCTTGCCGGCCATAGCTCGCATTCGAGCCACGCAAGCCATGCCAGTCACGCAAGCCACGCATCCTCAGCTGGAGGTGGCTACGTCCCACGGGGCGATTATGACACTGCTTATCCATCCCCCGATCCGACACCGCGCTATCAGCCCAACCCGGGGCCGGTCATCAGAAGTCTCCCAACCACTCCAAACTTACCGGCGACGACGTCAACTGGCACCTATTCGACGCAATCCTCTTCGACGAGCGCGCAGCCAGTGCCACTGAAGACGTTGCCAGGCAACTCGGACAAATTTCGCCGTATCGTCATACAGGTCCAGACCGCTCTGATCGCATTTGGTTATTTCGGCGGCCCGATAACAGGTCAAGTCGATGCCGCCACGAAGGGCGGGCTCAGTAAAATGCAGGACGCGTACGGTCTCAAAGTCACCGGCACCATAACTCCGCAGGTCCTGTCGGCCCTGGGGATCGCGACGAACTAA
- a CDS encoding protein kinase domain-containing protein — MSTIVFGSDGRKLTLGGMLGKGGEGAVYHVHEAGDLAVKIYNPGRAFERKAKILAMTSAALHKTTDIVAFPIDTVSDKSGMFMGFSMKKVAGFKNIHELYGPGSRRTEFPSADARFLVRSAFNLANAFAAIHSTGCVVGDVNHSGILVSNQAMVTLIDSDSFQFNKGPEVYRCTVGVPDYTPPELRGADFEKVVRMANHDNFGLAVLIFQLLFLGRHPFAGKHLGLGDIDIPTAVGDHRFAYSARRAETRMEPPPLTPALGDFGKEVSDAFESAFGKSGDLPGGRPNATSWVQILGKLEKGLLECSADKSHAYFRSSSCPWCRLEKSMGRSLFAAKISSTVSTLNIGDLIALINRPAPPNQPPAPESIIAVPSLTRSPVAVSFSRGKQLAFFASVAGLLIGIFLANQLNGFWGAALVIASITMMIRSRRPAEEFRVELQAATAAWEEKKKIWEEHAGPAVFLKRKSHYLSLASAHGKLPEQERERLAELERKKRDLQFRSHMQGHLISRAKIAGIGQSRTVTLSSFGFDSAWDVKTRSVLAVPGIGPKKADALASWSSSVEKKFVFNSHIATDPQAINEVKTDIARQRADLEGELRRAPDELKELLDTASELRRNPPPQLVEAYVRLKQVQMDIG; from the coding sequence ATGAGCACTATCGTATTCGGATCGGATGGGAGGAAGCTGACGCTTGGCGGGATGCTAGGAAAAGGCGGCGAAGGCGCGGTCTATCACGTCCACGAGGCGGGCGATTTGGCGGTGAAGATTTATAATCCCGGCAGGGCCTTCGAGAGGAAAGCAAAAATCCTTGCCATGACGTCGGCCGCACTCCACAAGACAACCGACATCGTCGCCTTCCCGATCGACACTGTCAGTGACAAGAGCGGAATGTTCATGGGGTTTTCCATGAAGAAGGTCGCAGGTTTTAAGAATATCCATGAACTCTATGGGCCTGGCAGCAGGCGGACGGAATTTCCTTCTGCCGACGCCCGGTTCCTGGTGCGCAGCGCGTTCAATCTTGCGAACGCGTTTGCTGCAATCCACAGCACGGGCTGCGTGGTCGGCGACGTAAACCACTCCGGCATCCTCGTTTCAAACCAGGCTATGGTAACTCTGATCGACAGCGACTCCTTTCAGTTCAATAAGGGGCCAGAAGTCTATCGCTGCACCGTAGGCGTGCCGGATTACACGCCGCCTGAGCTGAGAGGCGCGGACTTCGAAAAAGTGGTTCGGATGGCGAACCACGACAACTTTGGTCTAGCCGTCCTCATCTTTCAGCTGCTTTTTCTTGGGAGACATCCGTTTGCTGGGAAGCATCTCGGTCTTGGCGACATAGACATCCCGACCGCTGTAGGCGACCACCGTTTCGCCTATAGCGCACGCAGGGCTGAGACGCGCATGGAACCTCCGCCGCTAACACCAGCGCTGGGTGACTTTGGCAAGGAGGTTTCCGACGCATTCGAATCCGCTTTCGGAAAGAGTGGTGATCTTCCGGGCGGTCGACCGAATGCGACCTCGTGGGTCCAAATCCTCGGCAAGCTCGAGAAGGGTTTGCTGGAGTGCTCTGCTGACAAATCGCATGCGTATTTTCGGAGCTCGTCGTGTCCCTGGTGCCGCCTCGAGAAATCGATGGGCAGGAGCCTCTTCGCCGCGAAGATTTCAAGCACTGTTTCCACACTGAACATCGGTGACCTCATTGCTCTGATCAACCGTCCCGCTCCACCAAACCAACCCCCAGCACCTGAAAGCATCATTGCGGTTCCGTCTCTCACCCGCAGCCCTGTGGCGGTATCCTTCTCACGTGGAAAGCAGCTGGCGTTTTTCGCCTCGGTTGCGGGACTGCTGATAGGTATTTTCCTTGCAAACCAGTTGAATGGCTTCTGGGGTGCAGCTCTGGTTATCGCATCAATCACAATGATGATCCGATCCCGCCGTCCTGCGGAAGAATTTAGGGTCGAACTGCAGGCGGCTACCGCAGCATGGGAGGAGAAGAAGAAAATTTGGGAAGAGCACGCCGGGCCTGCCGTGTTCCTGAAACGAAAAAGCCACTATCTGTCCCTGGCCTCGGCTCATGGCAAACTTCCGGAACAGGAACGCGAACGTCTCGCCGAGCTCGAGCGAAAGAAAAGAGACCTTCAATTCAGGAGCCACATGCAGGGGCACTTGATCTCCCGCGCAAAAATCGCTGGCATTGGACAGAGCAGGACGGTAACGCTCTCGTCGTTTGGTTTTGACAGCGCGTGGGATGTGAAGACTCGCTCGGTTTTAGCCGTTCCCGGCATTGGTCCCAAAAAAGCCGACGCCCTTGCGAGTTGGTCGTCGTCTGTTGAAAAGAAATTTGTATTCAATAGTCACATTGCCACCGATCCGCAGGCTATCAATGAGGTCAAAACGGACATAGCGCGTCAGAGGGCTGACCTGGAAGGAGAGCTGAGGCGTGCTCCGGATGAGCTCAAGGAACTTCTGGATACTGCCTCCGAACTGCGAAGGAACCCGCCCCCGCAATTGGTTGAAGCGTATGTGCGGCTTAAGCAAGTCCAAATGGATATAGGGTAA
- a CDS encoding PP2C family serine/threonine-protein phosphatase translates to MTDGWRWAAARARGTSHVKTGLPCQDFALSETLASVDETVMAVIVSDGAGSAKLAQIGSKSVCIGLLRLIRGYLANHSLSQLREEMVWDWIDDIREYISAKASRSGTQRRDFAATSVAALMSENGTVIFHIGDGAAVVRYEGDEAWDVPSWPYQGEYASTTTFITDDPQPHLTFVRNDRRVDRFAVFSDGIERLVLNSANRSAHEPFFNRMVTPLALSEEAGRNLPLSMALREYLESPSVCERTDDDKTLVLGVRK, encoded by the coding sequence ATGACCGACGGCTGGCGATGGGCTGCGGCCCGTGCTCGTGGCACCTCCCATGTGAAGACGGGTTTGCCATGTCAGGATTTTGCATTGAGTGAGACTTTAGCCAGCGTCGATGAAACCGTTATGGCAGTGATCGTTTCAGATGGTGCGGGAAGCGCAAAACTGGCGCAGATTGGTTCCAAATCAGTCTGCATTGGTCTGCTTCGGCTCATCCGCGGATATCTCGCAAATCACTCCCTCTCCCAGCTTCGTGAAGAAATGGTCTGGGACTGGATAGACGATATCCGCGAATACATCAGCGCGAAGGCTAGTCGCTCTGGAACACAGCGACGCGATTTCGCGGCCACAAGCGTTGCTGCTCTCATGTCTGAAAACGGTACTGTGATCTTTCACATCGGCGATGGCGCGGCTGTCGTACGCTACGAAGGAGACGAAGCCTGGGATGTGCCGTCGTGGCCGTATCAAGGCGAATATGCATCGACAACCACCTTCATCACCGATGATCCCCAACCGCATCTCACTTTCGTTCGAAATGACCGTCGTGTCGATCGATTTGCAGTCTTCTCCGACGGCATCGAACGTCTAGTCCTCAATAGCGCAAATCGTTCGGCTCATGAGCCATTTTTCAATCGGATGGTGACGCCGCTGGCTCTTTCGGAGGAAGCCGGCAGGAACCTTCCTCTGTCGATGGCGCTGCGAGAATATCTTGAAAGCCCATCCGTTTGCGAAAGAACCGATGACGACAAGACGCTCGTACTCGGTGTGCGCAAATGA
- a CDS encoding vWA domain-containing protein, which yields MPNPFEQIPFDGAEFVDNPEPRCPCLLLLDVSGSMRGRPLRELNEGLVQFKDELYADSLASKRVEIGIVSFGPVTIVNDFTSMQNWIVPELAAQGDTPMGHAIEEGLRLLRDRKNSYRQNGISYYRPWVFLITDGAPTDAWQSAAAQVKAGEVEKAFSFFAVGVDGANFETLSHICVRQPLALKELRFRDLFQWLSSSLSSVSQSNPGDAVPLSNPATPDGWASIA from the coding sequence ATGCCGAATCCGTTTGAGCAAATTCCCTTTGATGGCGCGGAGTTCGTGGACAATCCCGAACCGCGTTGTCCCTGCCTTTTATTGCTAGACGTTTCTGGTTCGATGCGGGGACGCCCGCTTAGGGAACTCAATGAAGGTCTCGTCCAGTTCAAAGACGAACTCTATGCGGACTCTCTCGCATCTAAGCGCGTTGAGATAGGCATAGTCTCCTTCGGCCCTGTGACCATCGTGAACGACTTTACAAGCATGCAAAACTGGATCGTCCCCGAGTTGGCCGCACAGGGAGATACGCCAATGGGCCATGCAATCGAGGAGGGCCTCCGGCTCCTGCGCGACCGGAAGAACTCCTATCGCCAAAACGGAATCTCATACTATCGCCCGTGGGTTTTCCTGATTACGGACGGAGCCCCAACAGACGCCTGGCAGAGTGCGGCGGCGCAGGTCAAGGCTGGAGAAGTTGAAAAGGCCTTCAGCTTTTTTGCTGTCGGCGTCGACGGTGCTAATTTCGAAACGCTTTCCCATATCTGCGTGCGCCAGCCTTTGGCGCTGAAGGAACTCAGGTTTCGAGATCTGTTCCAGTGGCTTTCCAGCTCTCTAAGCTCGGTCTCGCAATCCAATCCCGGTGACGCCGTTCCTCTCTCTAATCCTGCAACGCCAGACGGATGGGCCTCAATCGCATGA